From a single Phocoena sinus isolate mPhoSin1 chromosome 1, mPhoSin1.pri, whole genome shotgun sequence genomic region:
- the NHLH2 gene encoding helix-loop-helix protein 2, producing the protein MMLSPDQAADSDHPSSAPSDPESLGGADAKVLGSVSDLEPVEEAEGDGKGGSRAALYPHPQQLSREEKRRRRRATAKYRSAHATRERIRVEAFNLAFAELRKLLPTLPPDKKLSKIEILRLAICYISYLNHVLDV; encoded by the coding sequence ATGATGCTGAGTCCAGACCAAGCCGCCGACTCGGACCACCCCAGTTCGGCGCCCTCGGACCCGGAGTCGCTGGGTGGCGCGGACGCCAAGGTGCTGGGCAGCGTGTCGGACCTGGAGCCGGTGGAGGAGGCCGAAGGCGACGGCAAGGGCGGCAGCCGGGCCGCGCTCTACCCGCACCCGCAGCAGCTGAGCCGCGAGGAGAAGCGCCGCCGCCGGCGAGCCACGGCCAAGTACCGCTCGGCCCACGCCACCCGCGAGCGCATCCGCGTGGAGGCCTTCAACCTGGCCTTCGCCGAGCTCCGCAAACTGCTGCCCACGCTGCCCCCGGACAAGAAGCTGTCCAAGATCGAGATCCTGCGCCTGGCCATCTGCTACATCTCCTATCTCAACCACGTCCTGGATGTGTAG